cttctcgatacctcaataaaaataccggagtcgtcgatgggagtttgcatatctttaccttgctctttagcttccgcatttacattcattgtattacttcttttgcggtagagatagcaacacactaacaAAACCATAGGCGcacttttagatagtttatcttttgcataggttttgccaaggttagtaaaagaggccatagtttaagaagtagatttttaagttgcctaagtcacctcctcttaggcgtcacggtcccctacagctTCCTtccgtggctaatttagtttgtgtaaccttgttagtcacattgcttagtttgtgtagctaagtaatttacgctctctaatttgacattggttgccttgttattgagcattactagtgagcttaggtaactttgtgcttttgcttactagcatgtgtaggagctcccccgttgcttgaattactagtgacataggtttgtatgaccttacTTCTAAAATTAATTAGGTAAGCTCTAGCTAGTCTGGTaccttaattgcttaattaggatctttacaaggtgctagagaacatagatagaggggtatagtcttggctagaccgattattttaatttcgcatttgtttcggttaaccggcacgattaaatttagaaaggactattcaatcCCCTCTagcccgccatctcgacctttcacgAGCACGGTGGCCTGCTCGGCAAGCACCACCTGCAACACCCCCTGGCGAGCGGCCAGCAGCTGACAAGCACCCCCTGTCTAGCGAGCACGACCAGGCCAGCAGCTTGCGAGCACCCTTGGCTGGCAAGCACACGAGTTCGAGATAGGGAGAAGAGACACAGGCTCCATAACATCTTTCTTCTCCCTGTTGCTTTGAATAGAGAGACCGGAAGGAGAGAGAGATTGAGAGAGAAGATAGGACTGGAGAGGATAAGTTAGCCACATGATAGGAGTAGATATTTGTGTGGTCGAAAAAATACGTCAACCACGAGAGGCCATGTAGCGTCGTTGTCTGGACGGGAGACGGACACTCGTGGTGGAGCATTACCGTTGTTAGGAAAGCCTGAAGACAGCTGACGGCCAAGCTAACGAAAGAAAGTTGGCGTAGGCAAATGTAAGTTACGCTCCAATTCTCTTCGGGGGCAATGGGATTCAGTGCTAAGTCGCTCTGCACTGCTACATCCTCGCCGATCGCCCAACGCTCCAATTACAATTCCCTACTACAAGACATTCGGGGCAAGGGGATTCGGTGATTGACGACCCTAAGCGTGCAACTACAATCTTCAAGATCAAGATTCGAGAGCGTGCTACTTTGCAGTGGCAATACAAGGAAAGAGCTACCTATGCCCCTACCTGTCATTTCGTCAAATTTTTTGCTCCCCGTTTTTTTTGCTTGCAGCATTAGTTTTGGGCACATCACAAAAAAGCCTGTCTCATGACTCACCATTTATTCATTCAATTCAATCTAACCATCACAAAAGGTCAAAAGCGCCTGTTTCATTATGGCGGACTCGCCATTTATTCATCTATTCAGCCCGAGCACAATCAGTTTCTTTCTACTGTCACTTCTGATAATTAACTAAAGAGGTTCCGCTGACTGGTTGTAATTGTACATAATCTCAATGGGATACACAAACATGCCGCACCAGAGCAAAACACGTCACAGATCCCTCGCATTCTCTCTCTTTGCCCTCCCTCCCCTCTCGCAAAAACTAAACTTGGTGGCTTGGCGCTGCCAAGCATGTTAGCGCCAGGTGTTCTCCCCCTCCTCTCCCATGCTTACACAGCCACAGCGCATCCACGCAATGGATGTTTACAGCTCGTCCTTCACGGGCTCGGCCTTCTCGGCCGCATCTGCTGCCTTCTCGGAGGATGTCGGTGTCGCCTGGGTGGCGCCGGCGGTCTCCTTGCTCTTCTTGATGAAGTCGACGATCTCATCAGCTGTCCTGCCGCTGTCGTAAGAGGTGACCTTCCCGCTGGGGGTCACAAAGTACATGGTCGGGTAGCCTTGGACCTCGAACTCACTGGGTACGTCATTGGCGGTTGCATCCTGGAAACAATGTAGGGTTAAGCCACAATGGTTTTTGTAAGAAAGGTTCAGGAGTAACAGTGACAAGACTCGTGGGGAAGAAACGGACCATCTTAGCAATCACAACTTCCTCATCACTCAGGAGAGTGGTGGCTGCCTCTTCCAAGATGGGCGCCAGCTTCTTGCAGTGTCCACACCAGGGGGCATAGAATTCAATAAGAACTGCAACAGAATTAGATATATCAAGATTATTTCAATCTATTATAAAAAAAGACTTCCATCCCTGGGACAAAGACAAGAACTACATGCTAAACAGAATTAAGAACTACAGAATTAGATATATATCAAGATTATTCAATCTATTATATAAAGAATTCCATCACTGGGAAAAAGAAAGAACTGCATGCTAAACGTAATTTCTGAAATTACGCCTACCATAAACCTAATTTGATGAAATAGAACAGAATAATCAGGATGTGTACCATTTTTGCCAGACTTGAAGACAAAATCGTGGATGTTGTCAGCCACAACCACCTTAACAGGCTCATTGTTGACCTCAGGAATAGGCTCAGACTTCTTGAACGGCGTCAATTTGCCATCCTACAAATATAACAGATCAATGAGCTCTACAACCATATCATATTaattaaacaaaacaaataatCACAAGAGTGTATTAAAGTTCAAGCAGTACTTACAAAGTACTCCTTCAACCAAGAGACAATCTGGTCAGCCTCAATGTGATCCTTCAAGAACTTCTTGGAATCACCATCCTGGATGAGGATAAGGGGTGTCTGGTCCTCTTTCAGACCAAAGTACTGTCATTTCAACAGTTTGACTGTTAGGATAGAGGGTTTcggtaaaaaattaaaaaacatcATGTAGAAGGGGAAGTGAGAACCAAACCTGGAAGGCACCCTGGCTGGCTTCAATGTCACCAATAAGGAACTTGATTTCCTTGTTCTGGAATTCCTCTGCGGCAGCAGAGTAAACAGACTTGAAAGAATCAAAAGGTCCAGTGGAGAAGTTCAAAAACAGCATAGCCTGCCAAACATTTGGTGTCACAGAACAGTGAAAATAGTCAGTAATAAGTTAAAAACATTGCGCGATGCTGTAAACATCCTTTTCCAACCCACAAGAATTCAAACTACAAAATTTAAAATATGAATAGAACAAGCTGTTACATAAATCCAGAAACTTCGTTGATGGCACTAGAAATATACTTCACAATAAGTGATGCAGACTCCAAATTGCCAAGCATTGCATTCATTCAATAGAGTTAACATGGCACACTAAGGCCCtctttggttgagctgtggctgtgggaaaaagctgctgtgggctgtgagctgtggaaaagctgctgtgggctgtgagctgtagaaaagctgaaagctgtttggttaaacaagtataaaatataccttttatctttatctctcttgaaacaactatggaagagctttttattccaccaatttcgaaaagcaggaagccaaaagccaaaagcagggtcaaaccagctttcaaaaatgaactacggaaaagcagctgcttctgaaaaagcaccctccaaaagcagcccctttggttgggcttttggcttttggggccaaaagccaaagccaaaagcccaaccaaacagggcctaaagctAGTTGGATGCAGACATGGATCAAATTGAGTTGATATCCAGTAGTAAATAAAGTTACAAAAAAAATggccaagttaaccaacaattgGCCGATAGAAGTGCTCAAACTATTTCGAGCAGAAATGTCATGTTATTACCTTGGGGGCTGTGCTTTGGAAGAACTTCATGAGGTATGGGTGGTTGTCAGGGTTCTTGTCAAAAGTGACAACTCTAGGGGTGCTGGTAGCATCAATAAACTTCTCAAGAGCAGCGACATCAAAATCCTGCACAATGTAGCAGCAATGTGTCACTAACGACAATCACATGACATTAATATAGATGGTATGCTTAATTATCAGTACGAAATCCATGAGTGCTACCAAAACTATCACCAAATGTAACAGAGAAGGTGAGTAAAACCTTGTTGTCAACAACAAGCTCATCAAAAGGCTTCAGCAGCCTGACCAATGGCCTCTCCACAGCTGCATCACCACGTGGGAGGTGGTTGGCGTGCAAAGTGTGGCCAAAGTCATAGTCAGACCTGAGCTTCTCAGCGACCTCCATGAAGTTTGTAAATTCAGTGCCGCTGAATTCTGTGAAGACACCAACCTATAAAATTGCAATTATTATGTATAGTCAGTTGTCAGTTCAAAAGCATCACTTGGCCTGCACATCATAATACAGATTAAAtgattactaaataaaaacacaTGGAAACTTTGAATTAGAAGCTTACAATGTAGATCTTCTTGTCATCGAAATGGGTCGCAACATCTTCCGGTGACTTGAGCTCCTTGGACGCAGGGCCAACCTGCTTCTTCAAGTAATCGACAATGCCATCAGCCTCCCTAGGGCCCTTGTATTCCTGAATGTTCTTCCCATGGTTCCTGAAGATCTTGAGGGTTGGGAACCCTTGGATCTCGTACTTGGTAGCAAGCGGCCTGTTCTTCTCCTCGTTAGCGTCAACCTTAGCGAGAACAATCGGTGGGTCGTGCTTGCTAAGTGCCTTGGCCGCATTCTCATACTGAAACATCACAGAAAACGCAGTTTAGCATATGAGACCGAACCAATCAGAACACAGACTTTCTGTAAGTAAAGGGAGTGAACACAGGATAGGAGAAGAATTATTACCTCTGGAGCAAGTTTCTTGCAGTGTCCACACCTGCAAATTCGGTTTGACCACTTTAGCTACAACAATTAATAGAGATCATGTAACGATAGCAACAGTGAAAACACATAAGCAACACATCAGCGAAGTTGCCAACTTGCAAGTGTGCCCCAACAGTAATCACACAGAAACAATACCACCTCAGTATAGTTGCAAGTGCGGGCCTAATTCTGCATACATGTGACAACAACAAAAAAGCATCGCACAGACGTCAAATCAAGCACACCAACCGCAGAAAACGAACAAAACCGGCGATTCATCAACCTTGAGCCACCGAGTACACCAGACCAAACAACAAATCCACGAAAACAACTACTACCAGAACTTAGCACTACTCATCTGAGTGTGGAACTGGAACTTCGCGCTGCCTCAGGGGTGCacagaaaacaaaagaaatcCACGCTACGAACAGCGACCAAAACAAATCCGGGCGAAGAACAGCGACCAAATCAGCGCAACCGCGACTCCAAACGGCCCGTCACATCACCAAAACCCAATccaaggcctggtttagattgcaaatttttgcaatctggacactgtagcacgtttcgtttatatttgacaaactttgtccgattatGGACTACctagctcaaaagattcgtctcgtgatttacaaccaaactgtgcaattagttattttttttccctacatttaatgctccatgcatgcgtcaaaaaaattgatgtgatggagagagagtaaaaaaacttattttgaggccatctaaacaaggcccaagcaCAAGTCCCGCATCTGAACAGTACCACCCAACCAAGCATCTCTCCAAGCCCACAGCGGAATCTCCGATCCGAGCCCGCTAAACCCTCGCGACCCGAGAGCGAGATCTACCCGTACGAATCGGTCAAGCGGGGGGTAGCGCGCGCGAGCAACTCACCAGGGGGCGTAGAACTCGACGACCATGAAGGGGTGCTTGGCGACGGCCTCGTCGAAGCTGTCGACGTCGAGGGTGAGCACGGCCTCGGCCGCACCCtccgaagcggcggcggcgggctcctCCGCCCGCGCGGGGAGCGCGACGGCGGCGAGCGCGAGCAGCAGCGAGATCCAGCAGGCCTTGGAGGAGCGGATCGCCATGGCGGAGCAGCGCAGTGTGGCTTGCCCGGGTCAGATTTCGTCCGGAGGGAGGATGACAGCACAGTGGGGTTTAATAGGGCGGGGCACGCGAGGAGGCCACAGGGGCGCGGGCCCCTGCCGCCCGGGCCCCACCGGCAGCGGGCGGCCCGCGCGCGGGGGTCACGTTTGCGGTTGGGTCCCTGTGGTTATCGCGAATGGCTTCGGATAATCGGCGTCATTAAGAGGCGCTAAAGGATGGTGGGATAGAAAAAGACCGCGTCGCCTGCTTTTTTAGGATGTAATTAATCGTAAATTAGGGGGGGCTATAAACAGTGGGCGGTCCTAAACAGGAGGAGTAGGCTGTGTAGGGTGTCCTTGCACGGCTCGCGCGCGTGCCACGCGCCGCCGGGGACACGGTGGCGGGCGGCCACGTACATGGGCGGGGCATGGACCTATGGGGGCGCGCCACGTCACGGATGTGACATGTCCACGGCCTCTGATTAGCCGCGCGACGTAGTAGGCCGTAGGCGTATATACGGATCAGGAGACGTGGAGAGAGGTGGGGCGAATACCGTATATTGCTGTGAACATGATGGTATGTATAGGAGTGTAGgattaaattaaattaaatttaATACGGTTTTGTGACAAAATTAAAGTGGACCGTATGTGTTCGACATAGGGGCGTATTGTTAGCAGCAAGGGGGACTGGGGATCAGAGGAATCGGAATTGGGAATTGGAGACCAGAAGCACAGCAAGGGATAGGAACTAGATGAAAGTTCTTAGTAGGAAGGTTCAAAGTTTACAATACTGCAATCCGAATATAATCCCAGGGAGGAAGTACAGCAGGAGATTAGGAACAGAGAAGCAGAGCTATCTACTAGAAGTAATATGGGTACAGAGAGAGGGATGAGGAAGATGAGCAGCAagcagaggaaggaggaagatgaGCAGTAATGATATTTCTTCGATGCCTTCTCTGGGAATCCACCGATGCCTTTGTTAGAGCAACTCCAGCCCAGCATGCAAATTGGGCCTCTATTTTTTTCATTTGCATGCTGGCCTGCAAAAAATAGGGACCCAAATTTGCTTCCAACTCTAGCCCAACACCCTATTCCAGCCCAAGAACGCCCCGCACACGCGCCGCCGGCGCCCCGCACACGCGCCCCGCCCGCGTGCCGCCAGCTCCAGCGCTCCGCCTGATCCACGCCACCGACGGCGAGCTGAAGCCCCTGGACCGCACGAAGCCGCCTCGACGTCGACCGCCGGAACCACCTCGCCGCGCGACGCCCTCGCGCTGCGCCGTCCCGACTGCATCCCAGCTCGCCGTGAACCGCGACCCGGACGACATCTTCACGAGCCCTAGTGAGCAACCCCCTGCCCAAGGCCCTTCCTTTCCTCTGTGTTGGACCTCCCATGCCTGTCCTGGCCTTCGCGCATCGATGCCCCTGTCCCGGTCTGTCCCGGCCTTCACATTTTCACTACCATGAGCAACTTCAGTGCTTAGCTCTCTCTGTGCAGCAGCAGCCTCTTCCAGCTGTGCATCTTCATCATTTCCTAAAGGGCCAGTGCTTGGAGCCACCTTTTCGTCTTGGCTGAGTAGCTCGCTAGATACGTCTACCATGGCCTCAGCAGATGGAGGCAGTTGCTGTTCTGTGTCAGCTTCATCAGTCTTTGCATTTTCAGCACGAGGAGCAGATTCCTCATTTACTGGTCCTTGAGCAGAAGCTTCATTTTCCGTTTTCACATTTTCATTATTCCCCAAAGGGTCACTGCTTGGAGCCTCCTCCACCCCCTGGCTGGGCTGCTCACTACACAATATCATGGCCTCCTCACCAGAGGAAGGGGCCAATTTCAGTTCAGTGTAAGATTCACCACCATGAGACTGAGCATCTTTGCATACTTCACCAGATGCACGAGACTCAGTATCTTTGTTTACTTCGCTGATGGTAGAAGTAGTGTTAGTTTCTATGCTACCCCCTTGACTAGGAACAACAGTTTCTTGAACAGGCTTCGATTCCACAACAGTTTCAGATGAAACAACAATGTCACCCTCTGCTGCACATTCATCCCCTGTACTAGTTGCCAGTTCCACTTGCATAACAGAAGTTTCATCAATTGCCTTGGGTTCTGCAATGTGCTCAGATTGGGAAGCAAACATTGGTTCAACCATCAACGCAGCAGTTGTAGGAGAATCATTCTGCCAATCCATGTTCTCTGGGAGGGTAGAGATGGTTTGAGTAGGCAGAGTTTCTTG
This sequence is a window from Miscanthus floridulus cultivar M001 chromosome 10, ASM1932011v1, whole genome shotgun sequence. Protein-coding genes within it:
- the LOC136486514 gene encoding protein disulfide-isomerase — translated: MAIRSSKACWISLLLALAAVALPARAEEPAAAASEGAAEAVLTLDVDSFDEAVAKHPFMVVEFYAPWCGHCKKLAPEYENAAKALSKHDPPIVLAKVDANEEKNRPLATKYEIQGFPTLKIFRNHGKNIQEYKGPREADGIVDYLKKQVGPASKELKSPEDVATHFDDKKIYIVGVFTEFSGTEFTNFMEVAEKLRSDYDFGHTLHANHLPRGDAAVERPLVRLLKPFDELVVDNKDFDVAALEKFIDATSTPRVVTFDKNPDNHPYLMKFFQSTAPKAMLFLNFSTGPFDSFKSVYSAAAEEFQNKEIKFLIGDIEASQGAFQYFGLKEDQTPLILIQDGDSKKFLKDHIEADQIVSWLKEYFDGKLTPFKKSEPIPEVNNEPVKVVVADNIHDFVFKSGKNVLIEFYAPWCGHCKKLAPILEEAATTLLSDEEVVIAKMDATANDVPSEFEVQGYPTMYFVTPSGKVTSYDSGRTADEIVDFIKKSKETAGATQATPTSSEKAADAAEKAEPVKDEL